The Eubacteriaceae bacterium Marseille-Q4139 genome has a window encoding:
- the lepB gene encoding signal peptidase I: MIVLACYTVYAFGGRAAVNGHSMEPVLASGDVVLLNRLAYDLGKPDRFDIIAFRQGDSAVSIKRVIGLPGETVQIRDQAVYINGERLEAESGLEAVSIAGAAEFPVELSENEYFVLGDNRDSSEDSRFSGTGNVKREQILGKVWLRLEPFSEFGLIHS, encoded by the coding sequence GTGCTGGCCTGCTATACGGTCTATGCCTTCGGCGGCCGGGCGGCAGTGAACGGGCATTCCATGGAGCCGGTGCTGGCTTCGGGGGATGTGGTTCTTTTAAACCGCCTGGCGTATGACCTGGGAAAGCCGGATCGGTTTGACATTATCGCGTTCCGGCAGGGCGATTCGGCCGTGAGCATCAAGCGTGTCATCGGCCTTCCTGGCGAGACGGTTCAGATCCGGGATCAGGCCGTGTACATCAACGGCGAGCGCCTGGAGGCGGAGAGCGGTCTGGAAGCCGTCTCCATCGCAGGCGCGGCGGAGTTCCCTGTGGAACTTTCGGAAAACGAATATTTTGTTTTGGGCGACAATCGGGATTCCAGCGAGGACAGCCGGTTTTCCGGGACGGGAAATGTGAAGCGAGAGCAGATTTTAGGAAAGGTCTGGCTCCGACTGGAACCCTTTTCGGAATTCGGGCTGATCCATTCTTAG